A section of the Macadamia integrifolia cultivar HAES 741 chromosome 9, SCU_Mint_v3, whole genome shotgun sequence genome encodes:
- the LOC122089769 gene encoding uncharacterized protein LOC122089769 produces MATCITSFLPRIISPEQGVFQCRKLIQSNIGLASKLTNLMGKASRGGGLGLKLDVRKAFDTLRWDFLFMVLSKFGFSETMIGWIFSILHSARISILLHGGSIGFFEVSRGLRQGDPISPILFIIAEEVLYRGLKDLAKKNLIKPIASPREKYQSFSGQDFNLHKSNMFLGKASADKRQWLVESMVVPIYYFPTNYLGVEIFQGRVKRDPLLPVMDKIKARFSGWKGKVLSLAGRVELIRSDILANVATMFNVVWINKPSVDEVIKWWKIKGKGWSLKDPWVISLVVSVDAIWREKNLRRYENKSRSSSMVFAAISRDVASL; encoded by the exons ATGGCTACTTGCATCACAAGCTTCCTCCCCAGGATTATTTCCCCTGAGCAAGGCGTTTTCCAGTGCAGGAAATTAATTCAATCCAATATTGGTCTGGCTTCTAAGCTCACCAATCTTATGGGGAAGGCTTCTAGAGGGGGTGGATTGGGCTTAAAGCTTGATGTGAGGAAAGCTTTCGACACTCTTCGTTGggattttcttttcatggtgctctcaaaatttggtttctctgaGACCATGATAGGATGGATTTTTTCCATTCTTCATTCTGCCAGAATCTCTATTCTCCTTCACGGAGGCTCTATTGGATTTTTTGAAGTGAGTAGAGGCCTAAGGCAGGGTGATCCCATTTCTccaattctttttattattgctGAAGAAGTGCTCTATAGGGGTTTGAAAGATTTGGCCAAGAAGAACCTCATTAAGCCTATTGCTAGTCCCAGAG aaaagtaTCAGAGCTTCTCTGGGCAGGATTTCAACCTTCACAAAAGCAACATGTTCCTTGGAAAAGCCTCAGCAGATAAAAGACAATGGTTGGTTGAGTCAATGGTTGTTCCTATTTACTACTTCCCCACCAATTACTTGGGTGTTGAAATATTCCAAGGAAGAGTCAAGAGAGACCCCCTTCTCCCTGTGATGGACAAAATCAAGGCAAGATTCTCTGGATGGAAAGGTAAGGTCCTCTCTTTGGCTGGAAGAGTTGAGCTTATTCGATCT GACATTTTGGCGAATGTTGCTACAATGTTTAATGTGGTTTGGATCAACAAACCATCAGTTGATGAAGTGATTAAATGGTGGAAGATCAAGGGCAAAGGTTGGTCACTAAAAGACCCATGGGTGATCAGTCTGGTTGTCTCTGTTGATGCtatttggagagagaaaaatcttAGAAGGTATGAAAATAAATCTCGAAGCTCTTCCATGGTGTTTGCTGCCATCTCTAGGGATGTTGCTTCCCTATGA